The genomic window AATCTCTGCGTCAGCGTCTGCCCGGTCGAGAATTGCATCACCATGGAGCAGCTTCCGGCCGGCTCGCTCGACAAGCGCACCGGCAAGGTGGTCGATCCGAACTACGCCAACTGGACGACCCACCCGAACAACCCGATGGCCCGCCAGGCCGCGGAGTGATCGGCTTGCAACGCCGCGGAGAAAATCATTCCGCGGCGTTGCGCTGAACCCATGATGGATTTATGGCCACCATGCTGCACGATCGCAGCTTGTAACCTAGGAGGAGGCAGCCATGGCTCGCAAACACCTCACCGACCTCAGCTTTTGAGGTCACGTCGAAACGACGTAAATCCTTCCCGTCCGAAACCCGGGTCAAGACCGGTTTGCAAACCGTTCACGGCGACGTCGAACTAATCGAAAAACTCGGCCGCAACGATCCCTGCCCCTGCGGCTCCAGGAGGCGGCTTCAAGAATTGCTGCCTGCAATCCGGCCGCTATGACGGCATCGAGCGGGATTATTATTTTTAGAGACCGTGACTGAAGATGACGGCGCCCTTTACGAGAGGGCGCCGTTTATTGCGGTCAGCCCGGCAATGCCGGATCACAACTTGAAGCTTTTGACCTCGTTGCCTCGCTCGATGGTCCGGTTGGCGATGAAGCGTCCGGATTTTGCTGCCTCCTGCTTCTCAGCCTCGATTTGGTGCAACATGGCTTCGAGACGCCGAAGCGCCAGCGCCTTGTTGCGGTGCTGGGAGCGCTCGTCCCGCGCCGTCACCACGAGACCGGTCGGCCGATGCAGCACGCGAACCGCGCTGTCCGTCGTATTCTGGTGCTGCCCGCCGGGTCCGCCGGCTCTCAGCGTCTCGAAACGCAGGTCGGCCGGATCGATCGTCACCTCGCCGCCTTCAGGCCTGGCATCGATACACTGAACCGCAACAAACCAGTTCTGTCGTTTGTGACCGGGACGCACCGGACTCTTGAAGGTGAACCGGATCGTGCCGCAATAGCCGGCCGCGATCTGCTCCGCCCCGGCGCCGTCGAGACTGACAATCGCCGACTTCGCGCCGTGTTGATCCGGCATCGGGCCAAGGCTGGCCTCGAAAGAGCAGCCAAGCCCGATTGCCTCGCGCTCGATAATGCCGAGAAGCGCTGTGAGCGCGATACGGCACTCCACCGGACCGTTGCCTGATGTCACGAGAAGATCAATAGCGCTCATAACCGCTCCCTCCTTCCCTGCGATGGTCGGGTTTTCGCCGGCGCTGTTCGACCTCCGCTTCATCAACCGCCTTCTTGAAGGTGACGAGCGGCCGAAAGCTCGCAAGTCCGATGATCAGCCCCTCATTTTCGAGATCGCTCACCACCTGCCCGGCATCCTTATAGGCCGATGCTGCCTCTTCGACGACGAGAGCGCGATCGTCACAGATCGCGATACCTCCCCAAGTATTCCGCAACAGTAGTTCGCGTTCGGAGCGATTGCGGCCGACACGTCCATGCATTGTGGCCCGGTCATACTTGCGGCCAGCCCCATGAGAGATACCGCCGAGCGAACGGCTGACGCCGGCACCCGCGACAACCAGATGGCTGAGGCTCGCGCGCGATCCCGCAATCGGCGCCAATTCGCCGGGTGCGACGGCCGCCGCACCCTTGTAATGCACAAACCCGCGATCTGAGCGACGAACGAGATTGTGCGGTATGTCGGCGATGAGGCTGAGATCGGCGCGAAGCGCCGCAGCCGCCCGCGCGGCAATGAGCCGCCGGTTCAGCGATGCCCAGGCAACGCAGCGATCATGGCTCGCAAGCCAGGCAGCACCTGCTTCCGATCCGGGATCGAGACCGGCGACAAGCGCCGGATGTGCAGCCGCGGCTTCGCTGAATACCGCGGCACCGAGGGAGCGTGAACCAGAATGAACGAGCAGATAGAGCCGCTGATCGTCGAGACCAGCCGCACGTCCGCCCTCGGCAAGCTCTTCAACGGCCTGCAGCTCGCAGAAATGATTGCCGCCGCCGATCGTGCCCAAGGCTTCCGGTGCCAGATCGGCAGGCAGACCAGCTTCAGCGAGCATGTCGCCAGCATCGCCGATTGCCTGCGTTTCAAGCCGGCGAAGCCGCTCCGCCGCTTTGTCGATCCTCAGTTTGCGCAGCGGCAGATCGAGAGCGAAGAGTGACATCCCGCAGCCGATGTCGTTGCCGATCAGCAGCGGGTGCAGCCGGGACGACAACAGCGCCACGCCGGTCGCACCGTATTTGCCGGGGTGCAAATCCGGAAAGGCGGCGATTTCCAAGGCGCCCGGCAGGCGAGACATTTCGTCAAGCTGGTCCAAGGCAGCGCCTTCGATCCAGGCAGAACTGGAAAAGAAACGATTGATGAGCGCCGGAACTGCCGCCGGCGCCATCAGGGAGCTTTCGCTCCCAATAGAATTGCCCATGATGATACTCTGGATATGAGTGGTCTTTCATCGCCTGAGATGGCGATGTTCAACCGGCCTGCATCAGCCATTGGCTGAGTTAAACCGAAACCCTCTCGGGGCGTGCGGAGATATTTGTCATCGTGTCGCTCCCTTCATCCAGAACAATCGAGAGCGCCCCTTTAGGGGAAGTCGGATATAAATGCAAGCATGGCGCGCTTCAGCCGCCGAATGATCTCCGGTAGGCATGCGGGCTCGTTCCCAGCCGCTTGCGGAAATGATGCCGCATGGTTGCCAGCGTGCCGAAGCCGCTTGATATCGCAATGTCGTCGAGCGAGACCGCGAGTTCCTTTTCGAGCAGGTCGCGGGCATGGCGCAGCCGCTCCTTCAGTAGCCATTCGCCGACGCTGAGACCTGTCGTCGCTTCGAAGCGGCGCTGGAAGGTGCGCATGCTCATGCCGGCCCGTTTGGCGAGCAGGCTGATCGGCTGCTCCTCGGCAAGGCTTGCGCGCATCCATTCGATCAGTGGACCCAAGCGAATGCCCTCCCGCGCCTCCGGAACCGGGGCGCTGATGAACTGCGCCTGCCCGCCTTCGCGATGCGGCGGCACCACGAGGCGCCGGGCGACGCTGTTTGCGGCATCCGAGCCGAAATCGCCGCGCACGACATGCAGGCAGAGATCGATGCCGGCTGCACTGCCGGCCGCCGTCAGCAGGCTGCCTTCATCGATGTAGAGAACGGCGGCATCGAGCGTGATGTCGGGGTAACGCGCGGAGATCGAAGCGACATAGCGCCAATGTGTGGTCGCCCTGCGGTTGGCAAGCAGTCCGGACCCGGCAAGGACGGCAACGCCGGAGCAGAGCGACATGACGCGCGCGCCGCGTTGATGCGCGGCCCTCAGCGCTTCGGCGAGTGGCGCCGGTACGGGCGCATCGATCGCCCGCCAGCCCGGCACGACGATCAGGTCCGCCTCGTCGAGCACCTCCAGCCCCTTGTCGACCGCCACCGTCAATCCGCCGGCGGCGCGAAGTGGGCCTGGCTCGATCCCACAGACCGCAAAGCGATACCAGCCTTCGCCCATCTCGGGACGCGGCAGGCCGAAGACCTCATAGGCGATGCCGAATTCGAAGGTGCAGAGCCCGTCATAAGCAAGCACGGCGACCAGCGGTCCATTCGTCTGCGGCGGCAATAGATTTGGCATGATCTTTACGCTGTCGGTCATAATGGCCAATATCGCAAACCTCTAGCATCGGCGATACCAGGCGGCAACTCCAACACGAAAGGAAAGACCGATGCCAAGCCCCGTTTCTGAAATCCCCGCCGCCGAGCCCGATCTCGCCGCCGCCCATTTTGGCGCCAAACTCGCCTTCGAGACCGACTGCTCGGATGTCAGCGCAGCCTTTGCCGCCGGCAAGATCGATTTCGTGCTCCTCGACGTGCGCTCGCCGGCACTGTTTGCGCAATCCCACATTCCCCGCGCGATCAACCTGCCGCACGGCAAGATGACCGCACATCGCATGTCGGAATGGGCAAGGGACACGCTCTTCGTCGTCTATTGCGCAGGCCCCCATTGCAACGGCGCCGACAAGGCCGCCTTCCGCCTCGCCAAGCTCGGCCTCAAGGCCAAGCTGATGATCGGCGGCCTGACCGGCTGGGCCGACGAAGGGCTTGCCTTCGAACAAGGCGTTCCCGCCGCGGCCTGACCAGCCTTCCCTTCTCCCGGCAGCGCTTACTCCTAAATCGACTCCGATTTGAGGAAGCATGCCCTGGGGAGAAGGGAAATCGCGATCGTCAGAACTCGACGACCACCTTGCCGAAAGGCCCGCGATAGAGATGGTCGAGGGCCTGCGGGAACTCGCCGAAGGCATAACGCTTGTCGATGACAGGCTTAAGCCCCGTCTGCTCGATGGCTCGCACAAGATCTTCGAGCGCGCGGCGATGGCCGACCGAAATTCCCTGCACGACAGGGGCCTTGAGCAGAAGCGGGCCGGCCGGGCCGGAGACTTCGAAACCTTCGAGCACGCCGATGACGGAAATGCGGCCGTTGACCGCCACAGCCTTCAACGCCTCACCGAGATGTGGACCGCCGACGATTTCGAGCACATGGTCGGCGCCGTAGCCGTCGGTCAGCTGATAGAGCTGCTCTACCCAGTCGCCCTGATGGCGGTTGATCGCATGATCGGCGCCGAGGGCAAGAGCACGCTCGAGCTTCTCCGCGCTGCCTGACGTGATGAAGACCTCTGCGCCATGCGCCTTGGCGATCTGCAGGCCAAAGAGCGCCACGCCGCCGGTACCTTGCACCAAAACCTTGTCGCCGGCCTTCAGGCCGCCGCGCTCGATCAAGGCGAACCAGGCGGTCAGACCGGCACAAGGCAAGGTGCTCGCCTGCGCCGCATCGAGCGTGTCAGGCGCGCGCGAATACCATTCCTCGGACAGCACGGTGTATTGGGAAAGGACGCCCGGATAGAAGCCGCCGCGTGTCTTGTAAGGCGGGGTGCGTGCGTCACCCAAGCCACGCCCGTCGATCCAGTCGGGCGAAAAGGTCGAGATGACCCGGTCGCCCGGCTTGAAGCGGGTGACGGCAGGCCCGACGGCCTCCACCACCCCGGCCATATCGGAAGCCGGCACGAAGGGAAATTGCAGCGGCAGCCCCATGCCGCTCTCCATCACCAGCCGGTCGCGAAAATTGAGCGAGACGGCTTCCGCCCGAACCAGGACCTTGTTTCCCGAAATCGGCTCAAGCCTGCGCTCGCCGATCGTCAGTTGGCGGTCCGGTCCGACCGTGTCGATCTGCCATTCCCGTGTCGTCTCCATTGCCTTGCTCCTTGTTCATTGCAGGGAGCAAGACCATATCGTTGAATATTTCGCACCAGTTGTGATATTAATTCGCCAGAATGGTTCCATAAAGGAAACAAGATGGAGCAACTGAAGGGCATCTCGATCTTCGTCGAAACCGTCGAGGCCGGTGGCTTTTCGGCTGCCGCCGACCGGCTCCACCTCACCCGCTCGGCGGTCGGCAAAACCATCGCACGTCTGGAACAGCGTCTCGGCGTGCGCCTTTTCAACCGCACGACACGCATGCAGAGCCTTACCGAGGAAGGTCGCTTCTTCTACGAACGCTGCCTGCGGGCGGTCGAGGAAATCCGCCTCGGAGAAGCCATGCTGGAATCCGGCCGGCGCGACGTGCGTGGCCGATTGCGCATCTCCATGCCCGTGCTTTTCGGCCGCCGCTGCATCGCGCCGATCCTCGCAACCCTGCTCGATGAACATCCGGATCTCGAAATCGACCTCTCCTTCAACGACCGTGTCGTCGATCTGCTTGAGGATGGCTTCGACCTTGCCATCCGCAACGGCCCCCTGAAAGACAATCCGGATCTGATGGCTCGGGCGATCGCCCGCCAACGCATGACGGTCTGCGCATCGCCCGCCTATCTGGAAAAACACGGCCCCCCGCAGACGGTTTCCGATATTCTGCGGCATGAAGGCATCGTCTACCGGCGGGGCGACGGCGACAAGGGCTGGATCTTTCCCACGACAGCCGATCCCATGCGGCGGATCGCGCCGAAGGCGCGGCTGCGGCTCGACGATCTGGCTGCGATATCAGATGCGGCCGTCGCCGGGCGCGGCCTTGCCTGGCTGCCCTGCTGGCTTGTACGCGAGGAGGTGCTGGCAGGCCGGCTCATTCAGGTGCTGAAGCACGAGCCGGCCAATGTCTTCGATGCCCATGCCATCTGGCCACGCTCCCCGGTCATGCTGCCGAAGGTGAGACTTGCGATCGATACGCTCGCCGCCAGATTGCCGGCAATGATGGGCTGATCCCTTCGACCCAAGGCGATGGCGCTCCATAAGCAGGCCTGGATGGTTATCCTGCCAGTCTTTCCAGTTCGTGCACCTGCTCGAGGACCAGCGTCGGCTTCAGCCGCCGAAGCGATTCCGGTGCGGCATATCCCCAAGTGACCGCCGCTGATGACGCACCGACTGCCTTGGCTGCCTCGATGTCGCGCGTCTCGTCGCCAACGCAGATGGTACGCTCCGGCGCGGTCCCGAGCTGCTTCATCGCGCCTCTAAACTTGACGGCCTTGCCGAATATTGAAGACCCGCATCCATAGAAATTGATCAGTTCGGCAAGCTCCGGGCCAAGAACCACTCGTACGTTCTGCTCGGTATTGGAACTGACGATCGCGAGCTTGATGCCGCGCTGGCGCAACATCGTCAATGCCGGTGCGACCCCTTCGAATAGCCGTATCGACTCGATGTCCTCTGTCGCCCTTCGCCGCATATATGCGGCAATAGCCGGCATCTTCCACATCGGCACTCGCAGCTTCTGAATGATCTCACGGTTCCCCAAATGCCGGAGCGCCTCCCTCTCTTCGATGGTTGTCCGGCGGAAACCGAAACGATCAGCCACATCGTTCAGCGAGCCGGAGAACCATTCTCCACTATCTGCAAGCGTTCCGTCGAAGTCGAAAATGGCTAGATCATGTCTCATCGCTAGAACTTTGCCTTACAGCAGCCAGCCAAGCAACACGTCAGCTGGCCAAGCAACACGTCGAGCGCAAAGACATTCGCCCGGGTGGAGCGTCCCCAGAGAGGGAAAAACGATCACGCCCTCGGAATGTCCGGCCGCAATCCGCCGATGAAGAGTTGTTCGAGAAACCGCGCCGCATCCTCGAAGCGCCCTTCGCCGGCATGCTCCTGCCCCAGCACGGCGCGCACCTGGACGTCGAAATCCGCATAATGCTGCGTCGTCGACCAGATCGAGAAGATCAGGTGATAGGGATCGCATTCGGCGATCTTGCCTGATTTCGTCCAGGCGCGGATGACCTCCGCCTTCTCGTCGACCAATTCCTTCAGCGGCCCCTTCAGCTCGTCCTCGATATGCGGCGCGCCTTGCAGCACCTCATTGGCGAAAAGCCGGCTCTCTCGCGGAAAATCGCGCGCCATCTCCAGCTTGCGCCTGATGTAGCTGCGGATTTCCTCCTCGGGATTGCCCTCGGCATCGAAGGCGCGCAGCGGCTCCAGCCAGGTGTAGAGCACCCGGTCGATCAGCGCCCGGTGCATGGCCTCCTTGGTGCGGAAATAATAGAGCAGATTGGGCTTCGACATGCCGGCCACTTCGGCGATCTGGTCGATGGTCGAGCCGCGAAAGCCGCGTGCCGAAAACACGTCGAGCGCCGCCTCCAGAATCTGCTCTTCCTTCTCCTCCTGGATTTGCGTCCGTCTCAGGGTCTTCGCTGCTCTCGGAATAGCCATCGGCTATTGTTTCCCCTTGAAATTCAACTTCTTCGCTCAAGTTTCGGCCGGCGGCCGCCCGTGCCGCTTTCTTGTGCAACTGCCCGCATTTTTATCGGCAATTTTCGTGATTTTCGTCTTGAGCCCCGCGGTGGAAGTTGTAATGTTTACCAATCGGTCAAATATCCGCCAGATGAAAAACAAAGGCAACTGGCGATTTTCCGGCGCTCGACAAAACCAATAAGAGGCGCGGAAAGAGACCACGGGAACAGGTGGGCATGCCCCTTGCATGGCTGCCGCAAACAGGTGAGGGCATAGGAATGGTGGCAGCACCAGGCGAGAACATGCGCGTCAATGGCGACCGTCTCTGGGACAGTCTCATGGACATGGCGAAAATCGGCCCCGGAATCGCCGGCGGCAACAACCGCCAGACGCTCACGGATTCCGATGCCGAGGGCCGCAGCCTTTTCAAGACATGGTGCGACGAAGCGGGCCTGACGATGGGCGTCGACCAAATGGGCACGATGTTCGCCACCCGCCCCGGCACCGATCCCGATGCCCTGCCCGTCTATGTCGGCTCGCACCTCGACACCCAGCCGACCGGCGGCAAATATGACGGCGTGCTCGGCGTGCTCTCAGCGCTCGAAGTCGTGCGCACGATGAACGATCTCGGCATCAAGACCAAGCACCCGATCGTCGTCACCAACTGGACGAACGAGGAAGGCGCGCGTTTTGCCCCAGCCATGCTGGCGTCGGGCGTCTTTGCAGGCGTGCACAGCCTCGATTTTGCCTATAACCGCAGGGATCCCGAGGGCAACCTGTTCGGCGACGAGCTGAAACGCATTGGCTGGGTCGGCGACGAAGAGGTCGGCGCCCGCAAGATGCACGCCTATTTCGAATATCACATCGAGCAGGGTCCGATCCTCGAAGCCGAAGACAAACAGATCGGCGTCGTCACCCACTGTCAGGGCCTGTGGTGGCTGGAATTCACGCTGACCGGCAAGGAAGCCCATACCGGCTCGACGCCGATGAACATGCGCGTCAATGCCGGCCTTGCCATGTCACGCATCCTTGAAATGGTGCAGGGGGTGGCGATGGGCGAACAACCGGGCGCCGTCGGCGGCGTCGGCCAGGTCTTCTTCTCGCCGAACTCCCGCAACGTCCTGCCGGGCAAAGTGGTCTTCACCGTCGACATCCGCTCGCCCGACAAGGCCAAGCTCGACCGCATGCGGGCAAAGATCGAGGCGCAAGCGCCTGACATCTGCAACGCGCTGGGTGTCGGCTGCTCCATCGAGGCGATCGGCCATTTCGCGCCGGTTACCTTCGATGAAAAGCTCGTCACCGCGGTCCGCTCCGCCGCCGAACGCCTCGGCTACAGCCACATGAACCTCATCTCCGGCGCCGGCCACGACGCCTGCTGGGCCGCCAAGGTCGCGCCCGCCACCATGGTCATGTGCCCCTGCGTCGGCGGCCTCTCGCACAACGAGGCGGAAGAGATCTCCAAGGAATGGGCGACGGCGGGCGCTGATGTGCTGTTCCATGCGGTGGTCGAGACGGCGGAGATTGTGGTGTGATGTTTACTGTCGCACCCGGAGCCCCCTCATCCGACCCTACGGGCCACCTTCTCCCCGCTGGGGAGAAGGGAACGGCGGACGTCGCGGCTTCCCCCTTCTCCCCTCGGGGAGAAGGTGCCCGAAGGGCGGATGAGGGGGCTCCGTGTGCGACGAAGATTATCAAGCAGGATATCCGGAAACATCGCACCAACAAAACCGACCAGGCCAGGGCTCTTCGCCGCGGCGAAACCGAAGAGGAATACCATCTCTGGAGCGACCTGCGCGCCCGCCGCCTGAACGGCTCCAAATTCGCAAGGCAAGTTCCGCTCGGCCCATTCATTGTCGATTTCCTCTGTCGCGAAAAACGATTGATCGTCGAAGTCGATGGCTTCCAACACGCGGAAAATGCCCACGATCAGCGCCGAACCGAATGGCTCAATGTGAACGGCTATTCAGTGCTGCGCCTCTGGAACCGGGAGGTCTCGCAAGAACGGCACTCAGTACTCGAAACGATTCTGGCGGCCTTGCAGGGCCGGATCGAGGCCAGCTCAGAACTGCCCGGCTTCTATTCGCCAGCCGAATCTACAGACAAGAACGGGGAAAGATCATGACCACAGTCATCAAAAACGGCACCATCGTCACGGCCGACCTCACCTACAAGGCTGACGTCAAGATCGACGGCGGCAAGATCGTCGAGATT from Rhizobium sp. Pop5 includes these protein-coding regions:
- a CDS encoding HAD hydrolase-like protein; this translates as MRHDLAIFDFDGTLADSGEWFSGSLNDVADRFGFRRTTIEEREALRHLGNREIIQKLRVPMWKMPAIAAYMRRRATEDIESIRLFEGVAPALTMLRQRGIKLAIVSSNTEQNVRVVLGPELAELINFYGCGSSIFGKAVKFRGAMKQLGTAPERTICVGDETRDIEAAKAVGASSAAVTWGYAAPESLRRLKPTLVLEQVHELERLAG
- a CDS encoding LysR family transcriptional regulator, which codes for MEQLKGISIFVETVEAGGFSAAADRLHLTRSAVGKTIARLEQRLGVRLFNRTTRMQSLTEEGRFFYERCLRAVEEIRLGEAMLESGRRDVRGRLRISMPVLFGRRCIAPILATLLDEHPDLEIDLSFNDRVVDLLEDGFDLAIRNGPLKDNPDLMARAIARQRMTVCASPAYLEKHGPPQTVSDILRHEGIVYRRGDGDKGWIFPTTADPMRRIAPKARLRLDDLAAISDAAVAGRGLAWLPCWLVREEVLAGRLIQVLKHEPANVFDAHAIWPRSPVMLPKVRLAIDTLAARLPAMMG
- a CDS encoding rhodanese-like domain-containing protein — translated: MPSPVSEIPAAEPDLAAAHFGAKLAFETDCSDVSAAFAAGKIDFVLLDVRSPALFAQSHIPRAINLPHGKMTAHRMSEWARDTLFVVYCAGPHCNGADKAAFRLAKLGLKAKLMIGGLTGWADEGLAFEQGVPAAA
- the ftrA gene encoding transcriptional regulator FtrA; the encoded protein is MTDSVKIMPNLLPPQTNGPLVAVLAYDGLCTFEFGIAYEVFGLPRPEMGEGWYRFAVCGIEPGPLRAAGGLTVAVDKGLEVLDEADLIVVPGWRAIDAPVPAPLAEALRAAHQRGARVMSLCSGVAVLAGSGLLANRRATTHWRYVASISARYPDITLDAAVLYIDEGSLLTAAGSAAGIDLCLHVVRGDFGSDAANSVARRLVVPPHREGGQAQFISAPVPEAREGIRLGPLIEWMRASLAEEQPISLLAKRAGMSMRTFQRRFEATTGLSVGEWLLKERLRHARDLLEKELAVSLDDIAISSGFGTLATMRHHFRKRLGTSPHAYRRSFGG
- the prfH gene encoding peptide chain release factor H, whose translation is MSAIDLLVTSGNGPVECRIALTALLGIIEREAIGLGCSFEASLGPMPDQHGAKSAIVSLDGAGAEQIAAGYCGTIRFTFKSPVRPGHKRQNWFVAVQCIDARPEGGEVTIDPADLRFETLRAGGPGGQHQNTTDSAVRVLHRPTGLVVTARDERSQHRNKALALRRLEAMLHQIEAEKQEAAKSGRFIANRTIERGNEVKSFKL
- a CDS encoding Zn-dependent hydrolase is translated as MVAAPGENMRVNGDRLWDSLMDMAKIGPGIAGGNNRQTLTDSDAEGRSLFKTWCDEAGLTMGVDQMGTMFATRPGTDPDALPVYVGSHLDTQPTGGKYDGVLGVLSALEVVRTMNDLGIKTKHPIVVTNWTNEEGARFAPAMLASGVFAGVHSLDFAYNRRDPEGNLFGDELKRIGWVGDEEVGARKMHAYFEYHIEQGPILEAEDKQIGVVTHCQGLWWLEFTLTGKEAHTGSTPMNMRVNAGLAMSRILEMVQGVAMGEQPGAVGGVGQVFFSPNSRNVLPGKVVFTVDIRSPDKAKLDRMRAKIEAQAPDICNALGVGCSIEAIGHFAPVTFDEKLVTAVRSAAERLGYSHMNLISGAGHDACWAAKVAPATMVMCPCVGGLSHNEAEEISKEWATAGADVLFHAVVETAEIVV
- a CDS encoding RNA ligase RtcB family protein gives rise to the protein MGNSIGSESSLMAPAAVPALINRFFSSSAWIEGAALDQLDEMSRLPGALEIAAFPDLHPGKYGATGVALLSSRLHPLLIGNDIGCGMSLFALDLPLRKLRIDKAAERLRRLETQAIGDAGDMLAEAGLPADLAPEALGTIGGGNHFCELQAVEELAEGGRAAGLDDQRLYLLVHSGSRSLGAAVFSEAAAAHPALVAGLDPGSEAGAAWLASHDRCVAWASLNRRLIAARAAAALRADLSLIADIPHNLVRRSDRGFVHYKGAAAVAPGELAPIAGSRASLSHLVVAGAGVSRSLGGISHGAGRKYDRATMHGRVGRNRSERELLLRNTWGGIAICDDRALVVEEAASAYKDAGQVVSDLENEGLIIGLASFRPLVTFKKAVDEAEVEQRRRKPDHRREGGSGYERY
- a CDS encoding endonuclease domain-containing protein; its protein translation is MFTVAPGAPSSDPTGHLLPAGEKGTADVAASPFSPRGEGARRADEGAPCATKIIKQDIRKHRTNKTDQARALRRGETEEEYHLWSDLRARRLNGSKFARQVPLGPFIVDFLCREKRLIVEVDGFQHAENAHDQRRTEWLNVNGYSVLRLWNREVSQERHSVLETILAALQGRIEASSELPGFYSPAESTDKNGERS
- a CDS encoding NAD(P)-dependent alcohol dehydrogenase; amino-acid sequence: METTREWQIDTVGPDRQLTIGERRLEPISGNKVLVRAEAVSLNFRDRLVMESGMGLPLQFPFVPASDMAGVVEAVGPAVTRFKPGDRVISTFSPDWIDGRGLGDARTPPYKTRGGFYPGVLSQYTVLSEEWYSRAPDTLDAAQASTLPCAGLTAWFALIERGGLKAGDKVLVQGTGGVALFGLQIAKAHGAEVFITSGSAEKLERALALGADHAINRHQGDWVEQLYQLTDGYGADHVLEIVGGPHLGEALKAVAVNGRISVIGVLEGFEVSGPAGPLLLKAPVVQGISVGHRRALEDLVRAIEQTGLKPVIDKRYAFGEFPQALDHLYRGPFGKVVVEF
- a CDS encoding TetR/AcrR family transcriptional regulator, which produces MAIPRAAKTLRRTQIQEEKEEQILEAALDVFSARGFRGSTIDQIAEVAGMSKPNLLYYFRTKEAMHRALIDRVLYTWLEPLRAFDAEGNPEEEIRSYIRRKLEMARDFPRESRLFANEVLQGAPHIEDELKGPLKELVDEKAEVIRAWTKSGKIAECDPYHLIFSIWSTTQHYADFDVQVRAVLGQEHAGEGRFEDAARFLEQLFIGGLRPDIPRA
- a CDS encoding SEC-C metal-binding domain-containing protein; translated protein: MQTVHGDVELIEKLGRNDPCPCGSRRRLQELLPAIRPL